A single genomic interval of Stenotrophomonas bentonitica harbors:
- a CDS encoding dipeptide epimerase — protein sequence MKITDIELGMLRVPLKTPFKTALRTVDTVEDVVVLVRTDSGHTGYGEAPATAVITGDTHGSIVEAIDRFIKPRLIGQEVANLNRICALIQSSMERNTSAKAAVEIAVYDLWAQLHGAPLYQMLGGGDPVITTDITISVDYIDKMVADSLSAIDRGFESLKIKVGKDIGLDIERVKAIHAAVQGRALLRLDANQGWTAKQAVHAMRTLEDAGVVLELLEQPVKAADISGLKYVTDRVNTPVMADESVFNPGQVFDLIQQRAADIINIKLMKTGGLSNAIRIADIAAIYGVPCMIGCMIESSISVAAAVHLAVAKSEVITKVDLDGPSLGQFNPVTGGVHFNESEITISDAPGLGITEVRGLEMLKPPKW from the coding sequence GAAAACCCCGTTCAAGACCGCATTGCGCACCGTGGACACGGTGGAAGACGTGGTGGTGCTGGTCCGCACCGACAGCGGCCACACCGGCTACGGCGAAGCCCCGGCCACGGCGGTGATCACCGGCGATACGCACGGCTCCATCGTCGAGGCCATCGACCGCTTCATCAAGCCGCGCCTGATCGGCCAGGAGGTGGCCAACCTCAACCGCATCTGCGCGCTGATCCAGTCGTCGATGGAGCGCAACACCAGCGCCAAGGCGGCGGTGGAGATCGCGGTGTACGACCTGTGGGCGCAGCTGCACGGCGCACCGCTGTACCAGATGCTGGGCGGTGGCGACCCGGTGATCACCACCGACATCACCATCAGCGTGGACTACATCGACAAGATGGTGGCCGATTCGCTGTCGGCCATCGACCGCGGTTTCGAGTCGTTGAAGATCAAGGTCGGCAAGGACATCGGGCTGGATATCGAGCGGGTCAAGGCGATCCACGCGGCGGTGCAGGGCCGGGCGCTCCTGCGCCTGGACGCCAACCAGGGCTGGACCGCCAAGCAGGCGGTGCACGCCATGCGCACCCTGGAAGACGCCGGGGTGGTGCTGGAGCTGCTGGAGCAGCCGGTGAAGGCGGCCGACATCAGCGGGCTGAAGTACGTGACCGACCGGGTCAACACGCCGGTGATGGCCGATGAGAGCGTGTTCAACCCGGGCCAGGTGTTCGACCTGATCCAGCAGCGCGCGGCGGACATCATCAACATCAAGCTGATGAAGACCGGCGGCCTCTCCAACGCGATCCGGATTGCCGATATCGCCGCCATATACGGGGTGCCGTGCATGATCGGCTGCATGATCGAGTCCAGCATCAGCGTGGCCGCGGCGGTGCACCTGGCCGTGGCCAAGAGCGAGGTCATCACCAAGGTGGACCTGGACGGACCGTCGCTGGGGCAGTTCAATCCGGTCACAGGCGGGGTACATTTCAACGAGTCCGAGATCACCATCAGCGATGCGCCGGGATTGGGCATCACCGAGGTGCGAGGATTGGAGATGTTGAAGCCCCCAAAATGGTGA
- a CDS encoding MurR/RpiR family transcriptional regulator, with protein MPPLVKIRSERDHMSAIERRIADFILDNAHLLRDYSSQQLASALGISQSSVVKFSQKLGFKGYPDLKYSIGQAVARAGSEPGASAPAAAPANDYDQLAERLRLSRTSADEETRLANAQADVEAIVQLIDAAPKLFVYGLGDDGLYAREFAMRLSLLGMLTVHHADPILMMANLSAARPGDVLLVFSEFGKLPQLFQLSRQFQDMGGKVVSITRHSANPLRAHADGALVVCAHDPAPHVAQLLYRSALQSLLDFVFVLLCHANPDRHRQLGVNLERIEHLIDT; from the coding sequence ATGCCGCCCCTGGTGAAAATCCGCTCCGAGCGTGACCACATGTCGGCGATCGAACGCCGCATTGCCGACTTCATCCTCGACAACGCCCACCTGCTGCGCGATTACTCCTCGCAGCAGCTGGCCAGCGCGCTGGGGATCAGCCAGTCCAGCGTGGTCAAGTTCAGCCAGAAGCTCGGCTTCAAGGGCTACCCGGACCTGAAGTATTCCATCGGCCAGGCCGTCGCCCGCGCCGGCAGCGAACCCGGTGCCAGCGCGCCGGCCGCCGCACCGGCCAACGATTACGACCAGCTGGCCGAGCGCCTGCGGCTGAGCCGCACCTCGGCCGACGAGGAAACCCGCCTGGCCAACGCGCAGGCGGACGTGGAAGCAATCGTGCAGCTGATCGATGCCGCGCCCAAGCTGTTCGTGTACGGGCTGGGCGACGATGGGCTGTATGCGCGCGAATTCGCCATGCGGCTTTCGCTGCTGGGCATGCTGACCGTTCACCATGCCGACCCGATCCTGATGATGGCCAACCTGTCGGCCGCGCGCCCGGGGGATGTGCTGCTGGTGTTTTCCGAGTTCGGCAAGCTGCCGCAGCTGTTCCAGCTCTCGCGCCAGTTCCAGGACATGGGCGGCAAGGTGGTGTCGATCACCCGGCACAGCGCCAACCCGCTGCGCGCGCACGCCGACGGTGCGCTGGTGGTGTGCGCGCACGACCCGGCGCCGCACGTGGCGCAACTGTTGTACCGTTCTGCCCTGCAGTCGCTGCTGGACTTCGTGTTCGTGCTGCTCTGCCACGCCAACCCGGACCGCCACCGCCAGCTCGGGGTGAACCTGGAACGGATCGAACACCTGATCGACACCTGA
- a CDS encoding L,D-transpeptidase family protein, with translation MLSLLRSAVAVVLVASAVPVAALTPAVSPLQDHRQMIVVTTDGWDATQGQLQAYSRTATGWKAEGEAFAVSVGRSGSAWGVGLVPAANGDGPQQPGEPVKQEGDGRSPAGIFSIGTAFGYADKATTALPYQPMLDSSYCMDVPDSKYYNRIVDAEVVGAEAVEGSTEPMRLDLHNKGDVRYRQGFVIEHNPGAEPRRGSCIFAHLWRTPGEATAGCTAMQPEHMAALLKWLDPAQKPVFVLLPRAQYQRVQHDWQLPALAGAAE, from the coding sequence ATGCTGTCGTTGCTGCGTTCCGCTGTTGCCGTCGTGCTGGTTGCCAGCGCCGTGCCCGTTGCCGCCCTGACCCCGGCGGTGTCCCCGCTGCAGGATCACCGGCAGATGATCGTGGTCACCACCGATGGCTGGGATGCCACCCAGGGCCAGTTGCAGGCGTACTCGCGCACGGCCACGGGTTGGAAGGCGGAGGGCGAGGCGTTCGCGGTGTCGGTGGGCCGCAGCGGCAGCGCCTGGGGCGTGGGCCTGGTGCCGGCCGCGAATGGCGACGGACCGCAGCAGCCGGGCGAGCCGGTGAAGCAGGAAGGCGATGGACGCAGCCCGGCTGGCATCTTCAGCATCGGCACTGCGTTCGGCTATGCCGACAAGGCCACCACCGCCCTGCCCTATCAGCCGATGCTGGACAGCAGCTATTGCATGGACGTGCCGGATTCGAAGTACTACAACCGCATCGTGGATGCCGAGGTGGTCGGTGCCGAGGCGGTGGAGGGTTCCACCGAACCGATGCGATTGGACCTGCACAACAAGGGCGACGTGCGGTACCGCCAGGGCTTCGTGATCGAACACAACCCGGGCGCGGAACCGCGCCGGGGCAGCTGCATCTTCGCGCATCTGTGGCGCACGCCGGGCGAGGCCACTGCCGGCTGCACCGCGATGCAGCCCGAGCACATGGCCGCGCTGCTGAAGTGGCTGGACCCGGCGCAGAAGCCGGTGTTCGTGCTGCTGCCGCGCGCGCAGTACCAGCGCGTGCAGCACGACTGGCAGCTGCCGGCGCTGGCCGGGGCCGCTGAATGA
- a CDS encoding APC family permease produces the protein MSAAPEPQLERAVSRWQIVGLSINDVIGSGIYLLPAATVLLLGPFSLWGVVVAGIVVALLVLCYAQAASYFDEPGGSYLYAREAFGRFAGFEIGWMIWLTRISSAAALSNALADAVARFWPWAGHDLGRVLIIVASLGFLTAVNVAGVRSAARTGIVLVIGKMLPLLLFVAIGAFYVDTDLAFSGTRPDPHDLQRMGEAALLLLYAYAGFENIPAAAGEYRNPRRDIPFALITMIITVTVIYGAVQFIAQGTLPGLADSATPLADAAAGFGGEALALILTVGATISILGTNSNTMMMGPRFLFALARDGYGPKLLAQVHPRFRTPAAAIITQGLIALVLALSGSFVQLALLSMTTRLFAYIGTAAAVIVLARRFRDRPGALKLPGGPLIPILALVLCLALFASASWQNIAAALIAFAVGGVIYLLPRKNVG, from the coding sequence ATGAGCGCCGCACCCGAACCGCAACTGGAACGCGCGGTCAGCCGTTGGCAGATCGTAGGGCTGTCGATCAACGATGTGATCGGCAGCGGCATCTACCTGCTGCCGGCGGCTACCGTGCTCCTGCTGGGGCCGTTCAGCCTGTGGGGCGTGGTGGTGGCGGGCATCGTCGTTGCGCTGCTGGTGCTGTGCTACGCGCAGGCCGCCAGCTACTTCGATGAGCCCGGTGGCAGCTACCTGTATGCGCGTGAGGCGTTCGGACGCTTTGCCGGGTTCGAGATCGGCTGGATGATCTGGCTGACCCGGATCAGTTCCGCGGCGGCATTGAGCAATGCATTGGCGGATGCGGTGGCGCGGTTCTGGCCGTGGGCCGGGCACGACCTGGGCCGGGTGCTGATCATCGTGGCGTCGCTCGGCTTCCTGACTGCAGTGAACGTGGCCGGGGTGCGCTCGGCCGCACGCACCGGGATCGTGCTGGTGATCGGCAAGATGCTGCCGCTGCTGCTGTTCGTGGCGATCGGCGCCTTCTATGTGGACACCGACCTGGCCTTCTCCGGCACCCGCCCGGACCCGCACGACCTGCAGCGCATGGGCGAGGCGGCGCTGTTGCTGCTGTACGCTTATGCCGGGTTCGAGAACATTCCGGCGGCGGCCGGCGAGTACCGCAACCCGCGCCGGGACATTCCGTTCGCGCTGATCACGATGATCATCACGGTGACGGTGATCTACGGCGCGGTGCAGTTCATCGCGCAGGGCACGCTGCCGGGCCTGGCCGATTCGGCCACGCCGCTGGCGGATGCGGCGGCAGGGTTCGGCGGTGAGGCGCTGGCGCTGATCCTGACCGTGGGTGCGACGATCTCGATCCTGGGCACCAACAGCAACACGATGATGATGGGCCCGCGCTTCCTGTTCGCGCTGGCCCGCGATGGCTATGGGCCGAAGCTGCTGGCGCAGGTGCACCCGCGCTTCCGCACGCCGGCCGCGGCGATCATCACCCAGGGGCTGATCGCGCTGGTGCTGGCGTTGTCGGGCTCGTTCGTGCAGCTGGCGCTGTTGTCGATGACCACGCGGTTGTTCGCCTACATCGGCACGGCGGCGGCGGTGATCGTGCTGGCGCGGCGGTTCCGCGATCGTCCCGGTGCGTTGAAGCTGCCCGGTGGCCCGCTGATTCCGATCCTGGCGCTGGTGCTGTGCCTGGCGCTGTTTGCGAGTGCGAGCTGGCAGAACATCGCGGCGGCATTGATTGCGTTTGCTGTGGGTGGGGTGATCTACCTGTTGCCGCGCAAGAACGTGGGGTGA
- the yiaA gene encoding inner membrane protein YiaA, with amino-acid sequence MKPQVHKPSPAFIAASWLALLLGALAYMVGLFNAEMVLNEKGYYFTLLLFGLFAAVSLQKSVRDRLEGIQVSGLYYALAWFALLAALLLLLVGLWNATLLLSEKGFYGMAFALALFGAVAVQKNTRDLMAAGAHEPPAMPPIPYEE; translated from the coding sequence ATGAAACCTCAGGTTCACAAACCGTCGCCCGCGTTCATCGCTGCCTCGTGGCTCGCCCTCCTGCTGGGCGCCTTGGCCTACATGGTCGGCCTGTTCAACGCGGAAATGGTCCTCAACGAGAAGGGCTACTACTTCACCCTGCTGCTGTTCGGCCTGTTCGCTGCGGTATCACTGCAGAAGAGTGTTCGCGACCGTCTGGAAGGCATCCAGGTCAGTGGTCTCTATTACGCGCTGGCGTGGTTTGCACTGCTGGCGGCGCTGTTGCTGCTGCTGGTGGGTCTGTGGAACGCCACCCTTCTGCTGAGCGAGAAGGGGTTCTACGGCATGGCGTTCGCGCTGGCCCTGTTTGGCGCGGTGGCGGTGCAGAAAAACACCCGCGACCTGATGGCCGCGGGTGCTCATGAACCGCCGGCCATGCCGCCCATTCCCTACGAGGAATGA
- a CDS encoding PQQ-dependent sugar dehydrogenase — protein MTRRLLLSVALAVTPALFTTACVAADNKAGAAAAPQLDKAQWPFTATEVARFDQPWAMSFLPDGSLLVTEKEGKLKHFNVQTKKSAEITGVPKVAYGGQGGFGDILPHPQFAKNQFVYLSYAEEGENDTRGAAVARAKLVLAADGSGKLEDLKVIWRQTPKVEGKGHYGHRLAFGPDGKLWITSSERQKFDPAQDMSGNLGKIIRLNDDGSVPADNPFASKGGVAAQVWSLGHRNALGIAFDARGKLWVHEMGPAGGDELNLITRGANYGYPIVSNGNHYDGRDIPDHDTRPEFAAPKVTWTPVISPAGFIIYSGKLFPQWTGSGFIGGLSSTSLVRVAFDGDNAREAERFKMGERIREVEQGPDGAIWLLEDGSNAKLLKLTPKG, from the coding sequence ATGACCCGCCGCCTGCTGCTCAGCGTTGCCCTTGCCGTCACCCCCGCCCTGTTCACTACCGCCTGCGTTGCCGCCGACAACAAGGCCGGCGCCGCGGCCGCGCCCCAGCTGGACAAGGCCCAGTGGCCGTTCACCGCCACCGAAGTGGCCCGGTTCGACCAGCCTTGGGCTATGAGCTTCCTGCCCGATGGCAGCCTGCTGGTGACTGAGAAGGAAGGCAAGCTCAAGCACTTCAACGTGCAGACGAAGAAGAGCGCGGAGATCACCGGCGTGCCCAAGGTGGCCTACGGTGGCCAGGGCGGCTTCGGCGATATCCTGCCGCACCCGCAGTTTGCCAAGAACCAGTTCGTCTATCTGAGCTACGCCGAAGAAGGCGAGAACGACACCCGTGGCGCGGCAGTTGCACGCGCGAAGCTGGTGCTGGCCGCCGATGGCAGCGGCAAGCTTGAAGACCTGAAGGTGATCTGGCGCCAGACCCCGAAGGTGGAAGGCAAAGGCCATTACGGCCACCGCCTGGCCTTCGGCCCGGACGGCAAGCTGTGGATCACTTCCAGCGAGCGGCAGAAGTTCGACCCGGCGCAGGACATGAGCGGCAACCTGGGCAAGATCATCCGCCTCAACGACGACGGCAGCGTGCCGGCCGACAACCCGTTCGCCTCCAAGGGCGGCGTGGCTGCGCAGGTGTGGTCGCTGGGCCACCGCAACGCGCTGGGCATCGCCTTCGACGCGCGCGGCAAGCTGTGGGTGCATGAAATGGGCCCGGCCGGCGGCGACGAGTTGAACCTGATCACGCGCGGCGCCAACTACGGCTACCCGATCGTGTCCAACGGCAACCACTACGATGGCCGCGACATTCCCGACCACGACACCCGCCCGGAATTCGCCGCACCGAAGGTGACCTGGACCCCGGTGATCTCCCCGGCCGGCTTCATCATCTACAGCGGCAAGCTGTTCCCGCAGTGGACCGGCAGCGGTTTCATCGGCGGCCTGTCGTCGACCTCGCTGGTGCGCGTGGCGTTCGACGGCGACAACGCGCGCGAAGCGGAGCGCTTCAAGATGGGCGAACGCATCCGCGAAGTGGAACAGGGTCCGGATGGCGCGATCTGGCTGCTGGAAGATGGCAGCAACGCGAAGCTGCTGAAGCTGACCCCGAAGGGGTGA